One Carassius auratus strain Wakin chromosome 16, ASM336829v1, whole genome shotgun sequence genomic window carries:
- the atp6v1c1a gene encoding V-type proton ATPase subunit C 1-A isoform X2: MTEFWLISAPGEKTCQQTWDKLMTATTRANNLSTNNKFNIPDLKVGTLDVLVGLSDELAKLDAFVESVVKKVAQYMADVLEDSRDKVQENLLANGGERRMIMIRSCRRFRCINTRFLCCVLVDLVTYVTRFQWDMAKYPIKQSLKNISEIVSKQVSQIDNDLKARASAYNNLKGNLQNLERKNAGSLLTRSLADIVKKEDFVLDSEYLITMLVVVPKTNYADWQRTYETLSEMVVPRSTNLLFEDQESGLFSVTLFRKAIDDFRLKARENKFMLRDFQYNEEELKADKEEMTRLSTDKKKQFGPLVRWLKVNFSEAFIAWIHIKALRVFVESVLRYGLPVNFQAMLLQPNKKNMKKLREVLNDLYKHLDSSAAAIIDQTTMDIPGLNLSQQEYYPYVYYKIDCNLLDFK; this comes from the exons ATGACCGAGTTTTGGTTGATTTCTGCTCCTGGAGAGAAGACCTGTCAGCAGACATGGGACAAACTAATGACGGCCACGACTCGTGCCAACAACCTCTCCACCAACAACAAGTTCAACATTCCCGACCTCAAG GTCGGGACATTAGATGTCCTGGTGGGGCTGTCTGATGAGCTGGCCAAACTGGACGCTTTTGTCGAGAG TGTGGTGAAGAAGGTGGCTCAGTACATGGCTGACGTGTTGGAGGACAGTCGAGATAAAGTCCAGGAGAACCTGCTGGCTAATGGAGGTGAGAGGCGTATGATAATGATCAGGAGCTGTCGTCGGTTTCGTTGCATTAATACTCGTTTTCTTTGTTGCGTTTTAGTCGATCTGGTCACCTACGTCACAAGATTTCAGTGGGACATGGCCAAATACCCTATCAAACAATCCTTGAAGAACATTTCTGAGATTGTATCCAAG CAAGTCTCACAGATTGACAATGACCTGAAGGCTCGAGCGTCAGCCTACAACAACCTGAAGGGAAACTTACAGAACCTAGAGAGGAAGAATGC AGGGAGTCTGCTGACCAGGAGTTTGGCAGATATTGTCAAGAAAGAAGACTTTGTGCTTGATTCGGAGTACCTCATTACTATGCTGGTGGTGGTACCAAA AACTAATTATGCTGACTGGCAGCGCACTTACGAGACTCTTTCAGAAATGGTGGTGCCACGATCTACAAA TTTGCTTTTTGAGGACCAGGAGAGCGGCCTGTTTAGCGTCACGCTCTTCAGAAAGGCCATCGATGATTTCCGACTCAAGGCCAGGGAAAACAA GTTCATGCTCCGGGACTTCCAGTACAACGAGGAGGAATTGAAAGCAGATAAGGAGGAGATGACCAGACTCTCGACTGACAAGAAAAAGCAGTTT GGTCCACTTGTTCGATGGCTGAAGGTGAACTTCAGCGAGGCTTTCATTGCTTGGATCCATATCAAGGCTCTGAGGGTCTTTGTGGAATCAGTGTTGAG ATATGGATTGCCGGTGAACTTCCAAGCGATGCTGCTACAGCCCAACAAGAAGAACATGAAGAAGCTGAGGGAGGTTCTGAACGATCTTTACAAGCATCTGGACAGCAGTGCAGCTGCCATTATCGAC CAAACTACCATGGATATCCCTGGCTTGAACCTCAGTCAGCAGGAATACTATCCCTATGTGTACTACAAAATCGACTGCAACCTGCTGGACTTCAAATAG
- the atp6v1c1a gene encoding V-type proton ATPase subunit C 1-A isoform X1, whose protein sequence is MTEFWLISAPGEKTCQQTWDKLMTATTRANNLSTNNKFNIPDLKVGTLDVLVGLSDELAKLDAFVESVVKKVAQYMADVLEDSRDKVQENLLANGVDLVTYVTRFQWDMAKYPIKQSLKNISEIVSKQVSQIDNDLKARASAYNNLKGNLQNLERKNAGSLLTRSLADIVKKEDFVLDSEYLITMLVVVPKTNYADWQRTYETLSEMVVPRSTNLLFEDQESGLFSVTLFRKAIDDFRLKARENKFMLRDFQYNEEELKADKEEMTRLSTDKKKQFVCLFRAAGMLLHHCWMLLTGSYMCRLQGPLVRWLKVNFSEAFIAWIHIKALRVFVESVLRYGLPVNFQAMLLQPNKKNMKKLREVLNDLYKHLDSSAAAIIDQTTMDIPGLNLSQQEYYPYVYYKIDCNLLDFK, encoded by the exons ATGACCGAGTTTTGGTTGATTTCTGCTCCTGGAGAGAAGACCTGTCAGCAGACATGGGACAAACTAATGACGGCCACGACTCGTGCCAACAACCTCTCCACCAACAACAAGTTCAACATTCCCGACCTCAAG GTCGGGACATTAGATGTCCTGGTGGGGCTGTCTGATGAGCTGGCCAAACTGGACGCTTTTGTCGAGAG TGTGGTGAAGAAGGTGGCTCAGTACATGGCTGACGTGTTGGAGGACAGTCGAGATAAAGTCCAGGAGAACCTGCTGGCTAATGGAG TCGATCTGGTCACCTACGTCACAAGATTTCAGTGGGACATGGCCAAATACCCTATCAAACAATCCTTGAAGAACATTTCTGAGATTGTATCCAAG CAAGTCTCACAGATTGACAATGACCTGAAGGCTCGAGCGTCAGCCTACAACAACCTGAAGGGAAACTTACAGAACCTAGAGAGGAAGAATGC AGGGAGTCTGCTGACCAGGAGTTTGGCAGATATTGTCAAGAAAGAAGACTTTGTGCTTGATTCGGAGTACCTCATTACTATGCTGGTGGTGGTACCAAA AACTAATTATGCTGACTGGCAGCGCACTTACGAGACTCTTTCAGAAATGGTGGTGCCACGATCTACAAA TTTGCTTTTTGAGGACCAGGAGAGCGGCCTGTTTAGCGTCACGCTCTTCAGAAAGGCCATCGATGATTTCCGACTCAAGGCCAGGGAAAACAA GTTCATGCTCCGGGACTTCCAGTACAACGAGGAGGAATTGAAAGCAGATAAGGAGGAGATGACCAGACTCTCGACTGACAAGAAAAAGCAGTTTGTATGTCTCTTCAGAGCAGCTGGTATGTTACTTCATCACTGTTGGATGTTATTAACTGGTTCGTACATGTGTCGTCTGCAGGGTCCACTTGTTCGATGGCTGAAGGTGAACTTCAGCGAGGCTTTCATTGCTTGGATCCATATCAAGGCTCTGAGGGTCTTTGTGGAATCAGTGTTGAG ATATGGATTGCCGGTGAACTTCCAAGCGATGCTGCTACAGCCCAACAAGAAGAACATGAAGAAGCTGAGGGAGGTTCTGAACGATCTTTACAAGCATCTGGACAGCAGTGCAGCTGCCATTATCGAC CAAACTACCATGGATATCCCTGGCTTGAACCTCAGTCAGCAGGAATACTATCCCTATGTGTACTACAAAATCGACTGCAACCTGCTGGACTTCAAATAG
- the atp6v1c1a gene encoding V-type proton ATPase subunit C 1-A isoform X3 has protein sequence MTEFWLISAPGEKTCQQTWDKLMTATTRANNLSTNNKFNIPDLKVGTLDVLVGLSDELAKLDAFVESVVKKVAQYMADVLEDSRDKVQENLLANGVDLVTYVTRFQWDMAKYPIKQSLKNISEIVSKQVSQIDNDLKARASAYNNLKGNLQNLERKNAGSLLTRSLADIVKKEDFVLDSEYLITMLVVVPKTNYADWQRTYETLSEMVVPRSTNLLFEDQESGLFSVTLFRKAIDDFRLKARENKFMLRDFQYNEEELKADKEEMTRLSTDKKKQFGPLVRWLKVNFSEAFIAWIHIKALRVFVESVLRYGLPVNFQAMLLQPNKKNMKKLREVLNDLYKHLDSSAAAIIDQTTMDIPGLNLSQQEYYPYVYYKIDCNLLDFK, from the exons ATGACCGAGTTTTGGTTGATTTCTGCTCCTGGAGAGAAGACCTGTCAGCAGACATGGGACAAACTAATGACGGCCACGACTCGTGCCAACAACCTCTCCACCAACAACAAGTTCAACATTCCCGACCTCAAG GTCGGGACATTAGATGTCCTGGTGGGGCTGTCTGATGAGCTGGCCAAACTGGACGCTTTTGTCGAGAG TGTGGTGAAGAAGGTGGCTCAGTACATGGCTGACGTGTTGGAGGACAGTCGAGATAAAGTCCAGGAGAACCTGCTGGCTAATGGAG TCGATCTGGTCACCTACGTCACAAGATTTCAGTGGGACATGGCCAAATACCCTATCAAACAATCCTTGAAGAACATTTCTGAGATTGTATCCAAG CAAGTCTCACAGATTGACAATGACCTGAAGGCTCGAGCGTCAGCCTACAACAACCTGAAGGGAAACTTACAGAACCTAGAGAGGAAGAATGC AGGGAGTCTGCTGACCAGGAGTTTGGCAGATATTGTCAAGAAAGAAGACTTTGTGCTTGATTCGGAGTACCTCATTACTATGCTGGTGGTGGTACCAAA AACTAATTATGCTGACTGGCAGCGCACTTACGAGACTCTTTCAGAAATGGTGGTGCCACGATCTACAAA TTTGCTTTTTGAGGACCAGGAGAGCGGCCTGTTTAGCGTCACGCTCTTCAGAAAGGCCATCGATGATTTCCGACTCAAGGCCAGGGAAAACAA GTTCATGCTCCGGGACTTCCAGTACAACGAGGAGGAATTGAAAGCAGATAAGGAGGAGATGACCAGACTCTCGACTGACAAGAAAAAGCAGTTT GGTCCACTTGTTCGATGGCTGAAGGTGAACTTCAGCGAGGCTTTCATTGCTTGGATCCATATCAAGGCTCTGAGGGTCTTTGTGGAATCAGTGTTGAG ATATGGATTGCCGGTGAACTTCCAAGCGATGCTGCTACAGCCCAACAAGAAGAACATGAAGAAGCTGAGGGAGGTTCTGAACGATCTTTACAAGCATCTGGACAGCAGTGCAGCTGCCATTATCGAC CAAACTACCATGGATATCCCTGGCTTGAACCTCAGTCAGCAGGAATACTATCCCTATGTGTACTACAAAATCGACTGCAACCTGCTGGACTTCAAATAG